The Hymenobacter sp. DG01 genome has a segment encoding these proteins:
- the secE gene encoding preprotein translocase subunit SecE — MKTTAASAAVVLTHQTGAITMSKLTNYFRETSEEMRYKVTWPSLEELQKSAGLVLIGSLLFAAVVGLMDVIFNKGLDAFYNSFR; from the coding sequence ATGAAAACTACGGCTGCTTCGGCAGCCGTAGTTTTAACACACCAAACCGGTGCCATCACTATGAGCAAGCTAACAAACTACTTCCGGGAAACCTCTGAAGAGATGCGCTACAAAGTGACGTGGCCTTCGCTAGAAGAGCTGCAGAAAAGCGCTGGTCTTGTCCTGATCGGCTCGCTGCTTTTCGCTGCAGTAGTAGGTTTGATGGATGTGATTTTCAACAAAGGCTTGGATGCCTTCTATAACTCGTTCCGTTAA
- the nadD gene encoding nicotinate (nicotinamide) nucleotide adenylyltransferase, giving the protein MSSPASVPDEGRKVGLLFGSFNPIHTGHLILANFMATHTDLEEVWLVVSPQSPFKVGQELLPEQDRLQLVELAIAGNTRLRALDVEFTMPKPSYTADTLSKLRGRYPGTRFVLLMGEDNVAGLPRWKHADQILAEHEVYVYPRPGVAGSEPGTYPAVRIVKAPLLDISATFIRDCVRAGKSIRYLVPEAVEQHIQASGYWQQ; this is encoded by the coding sequence GTGAGCAGCCCCGCTTCTGTCCCTGATGAAGGCCGGAAAGTGGGGCTGCTTTTTGGTTCGTTCAACCCCATCCACACGGGGCACCTGATTCTGGCCAACTTCATGGCAACCCATACCGATCTGGAGGAGGTCTGGCTGGTGGTATCTCCCCAGAGCCCTTTCAAAGTAGGGCAGGAACTGTTGCCCGAGCAGGATCGGTTGCAGCTGGTAGAACTGGCTATTGCCGGTAATACCCGGCTGCGGGCGCTGGATGTGGAGTTCACCATGCCCAAGCCCAGCTATACCGCCGACACGTTGAGTAAGCTTCGGGGCCGCTACCCTGGTACGCGCTTCGTGCTGCTGATGGGAGAAGACAACGTGGCGGGCCTACCCCGCTGGAAACACGCCGACCAGATTCTGGCTGAGCACGAAGTGTATGTGTACCCGCGGCCGGGAGTAGCTGGCTCCGAGCCAGGCACTTATCCGGCCGTGCGGATAGTAAAAGCTCCCTTGTTGGATATTTCGGCCACCTTCATACGCGACTGTGTGCGGGCAGGCAAGTCTATTCGCTACCTAGTGCCTGAGGCTGTGGAGCAGCACATTCAGGCTTCCGGTTACTGGCAGCAGTAG
- the rplA gene encoding 50S ribosomal protein L1 — MAKISKKRKEALAKHDLTEVRNLVEAAKVVKDITYTKFDASVDIDVRLGVDPRKADQMVRGVATLPHGTGKTVRVLALVTADKEAEATAAGADYVGLDDYISKIEKGWTDIDVIITMPSVMAKVGRLGRVLGPRGLMPNPKSGTVTTDVAKAVQEVKAGKIDFKVDKTGIIHCSVGKVSFDEQKLAENAIEVIQTLQRLKPSSAKGTYIKSITLSSTMSPAVPVDTQVTSA; from the coding sequence ATGGCAAAGATTAGCAAAAAGCGCAAGGAAGCCCTTGCCAAGCATGACCTGACCGAAGTTCGGAACTTGGTGGAAGCCGCCAAAGTGGTGAAGGACATTACCTACACCAAGTTTGATGCTTCTGTTGACATCGACGTTCGCTTGGGCGTTGACCCCCGCAAAGCCGACCAGATGGTACGTGGCGTAGCCACGCTGCCCCACGGTACTGGCAAAACCGTTCGTGTTCTAGCCCTGGTTACCGCCGACAAAGAAGCCGAGGCTACTGCAGCTGGTGCTGATTATGTTGGTCTGGACGACTACATCTCGAAAATCGAGAAAGGCTGGACCGATATCGACGTAATCATCACGATGCCGTCGGTAATGGCCAAGGTTGGTCGTCTGGGCCGTGTACTGGGTCCTCGCGGCCTGATGCCGAACCCCAAGTCGGGCACCGTAACCACGGACGTAGCCAAGGCTGTGCAAGAGGTGAAAGCCGGTAAAATCGACTTCAAGGTTGACAAAACCGGTATCATCCACTGCTCGGTTGGTAAAGTGTCGTTCGATGAGCAGAAGCTCGCCGAAAACGCCATTGAGGTTATCCAGACGCTCCAGCGACTGAAGCCTTCCTCGGCCAAAGGCACTTACATCAAGAGCATCACGCTTTCGAGCACGATGTCGCCTGCTGTTCCGGTTGACACGCAAGTAACTTCCGCCTAA
- a CDS encoding M1 family metallopeptidase yields MKYPVLGALALTLLCQFTASAQAVKSSRPASTVSHPARKKTPVTEAPVSAPAALPIPNWLPSTNPVQPAATLLHDLIDTKLDVRFDWAKQWLLGTASLTVRPHFYPQNQLVLDAKGLDIKSVELLNGGKKGKDLKYSYDKKKLTISLDRQYQRTEQYQVRIQYVAKPNELPKGGSEAITEDKGLYFINPLGTEKDKPRQVWTQGETEGSSCWFPTIDKPNQRMTQEISLTVESGFKTLSNGLLVSSRRNPDGTRTDVWKQSLPHAPYLAMLAVGDFAVVTDTWRGKPVEYYVDPPFQHTAKTVFGNTPEMLEFFSKKLGVEYPWEKYAQVAVHDFVSGAMENTTASTFQQQLVQFSARELPDMSYEPESVIAHELFHQWFGDYVTTESWANLPLNESFADYSELLWAEHKYGPDAAALVQQTKLRNYLEEAQTKREPLIRYRYADQEDMFDRHSYDKGGRVLHMLRNYVGDDAFFVALNRYLNQNKFSTTEIAKLRLAFEETTGEDLTWFFDQWFMQRGHPELRVTHSYESNQVVVRVQQVQDTLYQPVYRLPVVVATWNNNQPTEHRILVTKADQTFRLPASQRPSLVKFDHEGVLLAQIDEVQSQEELLYQLSHARGYQQKYDAIQGLRSKSADLTVSSAFRNALNDPFWAVRVAALDGLRRYRGAEGNAVRKDLQRVAMTEKRGVVRATAISVLSSFPNEDFNEVYAAALKDSSYLVVGAAVEALSKAPTPNTRAQMAALQETKNSALLTALSNYYGLNGNLEDYQWFLRRSQDAPAEVLYVMLENFGTLMQRIPPIEREKGIQRLESLARNHSQMYVRLGAYKGLHQLVASMPTLKPILQDIRNKEKDADLKSMYSLIQ; encoded by the coding sequence ATGAAATACCCGGTCCTCGGCGCCCTTGCTCTAACACTATTGTGTCAGTTTACGGCTTCCGCTCAGGCAGTTAAATCCAGCCGCCCGGCTTCTACTGTCAGCCACCCGGCTCGCAAGAAAACTCCTGTTACCGAAGCTCCTGTTTCTGCTCCGGCCGCGTTGCCCATTCCCAACTGGCTACCCTCCACCAACCCGGTACAGCCGGCGGCTACCCTGCTGCACGATCTGATCGATACCAAGCTGGACGTCCGCTTCGACTGGGCAAAGCAGTGGCTGCTGGGCACAGCTTCGCTTACCGTGCGGCCCCATTTTTACCCCCAGAACCAGCTGGTGCTCGATGCGAAGGGTCTTGATATAAAAAGCGTAGAGCTGCTCAATGGTGGGAAGAAAGGCAAGGACCTGAAGTACAGCTACGATAAGAAAAAGCTGACTATCAGCCTCGACCGGCAATACCAGCGCACCGAACAGTATCAGGTGCGGATTCAGTACGTGGCCAAACCCAATGAGCTGCCCAAAGGTGGGAGTGAGGCTATTACGGAGGACAAAGGCCTGTACTTTATCAATCCGCTGGGCACCGAAAAGGACAAGCCGCGTCAGGTCTGGACCCAGGGCGAAACGGAGGGCAGTTCCTGCTGGTTTCCGACCATTGATAAGCCCAACCAGCGGATGACCCAGGAAATCAGCTTAACCGTGGAAAGTGGGTTTAAGACTCTTTCCAACGGATTGCTCGTTTCCTCGCGCCGCAACCCTGATGGTACCCGGACCGATGTCTGGAAGCAAAGCCTACCGCACGCGCCCTACCTGGCCATGCTGGCCGTCGGCGATTTTGCAGTAGTTACGGATACATGGCGGGGCAAGCCGGTGGAGTACTACGTTGATCCGCCTTTTCAGCACACCGCCAAGACTGTGTTTGGCAACACGCCCGAAATGCTGGAGTTCTTCTCCAAAAAGCTGGGCGTAGAATATCCATGGGAGAAGTATGCCCAGGTAGCCGTGCATGACTTTGTATCCGGGGCCATGGAGAATACTACGGCCTCTACCTTTCAGCAACAGTTGGTGCAGTTCAGCGCCCGCGAGTTGCCCGATATGTCCTACGAGCCGGAGTCAGTTATTGCGCACGAGCTTTTCCATCAGTGGTTCGGCGACTATGTAACAACCGAATCGTGGGCCAACCTGCCCCTAAACGAGTCGTTCGCCGATTATTCAGAGCTGCTGTGGGCCGAACACAAATACGGTCCCGATGCCGCTGCCCTGGTCCAGCAAACCAAGCTTCGCAACTACCTTGAAGAAGCCCAGACCAAGCGTGAGCCACTCATTCGCTACCGCTACGCCGACCAAGAAGACATGTTCGACCGCCACTCCTATGACAAAGGTGGCCGGGTACTGCACATGCTGCGCAACTATGTAGGCGACGATGCCTTCTTCGTGGCCCTGAACCGTTATCTAAACCAGAACAAGTTTTCGACTACCGAAATAGCCAAGCTGCGCTTAGCCTTTGAGGAAACGACAGGTGAGGATTTGACGTGGTTTTTCGACCAGTGGTTTATGCAGCGCGGCCACCCGGAGTTAAGGGTTACGCATTCCTACGAGAGCAACCAGGTAGTTGTGCGCGTGCAACAAGTACAGGATACCCTGTACCAGCCCGTATATCGGCTGCCCGTGGTGGTAGCCACTTGGAATAACAATCAACCCACCGAGCACCGGATTCTGGTCACCAAAGCCGACCAAACGTTTCGCCTGCCCGCCAGCCAGCGTCCTAGCCTAGTAAAATTCGACCACGAAGGCGTACTGCTGGCCCAGATAGATGAGGTCCAGAGCCAGGAGGAGTTGCTATACCAGCTAAGTCATGCCCGCGGTTATCAGCAGAAATACGATGCTATTCAGGGACTGCGCAGTAAATCCGCCGACTTGACCGTCAGTTCCGCGTTTCGGAATGCATTAAACGACCCCTTTTGGGCCGTGCGCGTAGCCGCACTTGATGGTTTGCGTCGCTACCGTGGTGCGGAAGGCAACGCTGTCCGCAAGGATCTGCAGCGGGTTGCCATGACGGAAAAGAGGGGGGTAGTACGCGCCACAGCTATTAGCGTCCTATCCTCCTTTCCTAACGAGGATTTTAATGAAGTGTATGCCGCTGCCCTCAAGGATAGCTCTTACTTAGTAGTAGGGGCGGCTGTAGAGGCTTTATCTAAAGCACCTACCCCCAATACCCGGGCTCAGATGGCAGCCCTGCAGGAAACCAAAAATTCTGCCTTGCTTACGGCGCTTTCGAATTATTATGGCCTCAATGGTAATCTGGAAGACTACCAGTGGTTTTTGCGCCGGAGTCAGGACGCACCTGCTGAGGTGCTTTACGTAATGCTGGAAAACTTCGGAACGCTTATGCAGCGCATCCCGCCTATAGAGCGAGAAAAAGGTATTCAGCGCTTGGAGTCCCTAGCCAGGAATCACTCCCAGATGTATGTGCGGTTGGGCGCTTATAAGGGTTTACACCAGCTCGTAGCCAGCATGCCTACCCTCAAGCCCATCCTGCAGGACATCCGTAACAAAGAGAAAGACGCTGACCTAAAGTCAATGTATAGCCTTATTCAGTAA
- the rplL gene encoding 50S ribosomal protein L7/L12: MADLKAFAEQLVSLTVKEVNELATILKDEYGIEPAAAAPVMVAGGAGAGAADAPEEKTSFDVILKSAGAGKLAVVKLVKDLTGLGLKEAKELVDGAPKPLKEGVAKDEAESLKKQLEEAGAEVEVK, encoded by the coding sequence ATGGCAGATTTGAAAGCATTCGCCGAGCAGCTCGTTAGCCTGACGGTAAAAGAAGTAAACGAACTGGCTACTATCCTGAAAGACGAGTATGGCATTGAGCCTGCTGCTGCTGCTCCCGTAATGGTTGCTGGTGGTGCTGGCGCTGGTGCTGCTGACGCTCCTGAGGAGAAGACTTCGTTCGACGTAATCCTGAAGTCGGCTGGTGCTGGCAAACTGGCTGTGGTGAAACTGGTGAAAGACCTGACCGGTCTGGGCCTGAAAGAAGCTAAAGAACTGGTTGACGGTGCTCCCAAGCCCCTGAAAGAAGGTGTTGCTAAAGACGAAGCTGAGTCGCTGAAAAAGCAACTGGAAGAAGCTGGCGCTGAAGTAGAAGTTAAGTAA
- a CDS encoding biotin/lipoyl-containing protein, whose product MLQVRTGTTPDHAWEVDYRPNGAITVNGQPFHWDLLPLGNGRYHVVHENRSYTVELVSADYATKTVVLKLNGQQLELQAKDRFDLLLDKLGMSNAASSKVNELKAPMPGLIVDIRVAPGQTVQKGDPLLVLEAMKMENILKAPGEGTVAAIKVNLRDNVTKGQVLIQFS is encoded by the coding sequence ATGCTACAGGTACGCACTGGCACTACCCCCGACCATGCCTGGGAGGTTGATTATCGCCCGAATGGGGCGATTACGGTTAATGGCCAGCCTTTCCACTGGGACCTGTTGCCGCTCGGCAATGGCCGCTATCATGTGGTACATGAAAACCGCTCCTACACGGTTGAGCTGGTTTCGGCGGACTACGCTACCAAAACGGTAGTGCTTAAGCTAAATGGGCAGCAGCTTGAGCTGCAGGCGAAAGACCGGTTTGATCTGTTGCTGGACAAGCTGGGCATGAGCAATGCCGCCTCCAGCAAGGTGAATGAGTTGAAAGCTCCTATGCCCGGCCTGATTGTAGATATCCGGGTAGCGCCGGGCCAGACGGTGCAGAAGGGTGACCCGCTGCTGGTACTGGAGGCCATGAAAATGGAAAATATTCTGAAAGCCCCGGGCGAAGGCACGGTAGCAGCCATCAAAGTCAATTTACGCGACAACGTAACCAAGGGGCAGGTTCTGATTCAGTTCAGCTAA
- the tuf gene encoding elongation factor Tu codes for MAKENFDRSKPHVNIGTIGHVDHGKTTLTAAITTVLANKGLAAKRDFSSIDNAPEEKERGITINTAHVEYATENRHYAHVDCPGHADYVKNMVTGAAQMDGAILVVAATDGPMPQTREHILLARQVGVPQLVVFMNKVDMVDDPELLELVEMEIRELLSFYDFDGDNIPVIQGSALGGLNGDANWVPKIEELMAAVDSYIPIPARLTDLPFLMPVEDVFSITGRGTVATGRIERGIINSGEQVDILGMGAKQGLKSTVTGVEMFRKILDRGEAGDNVGLLLRGIEKDDIRRGMVICKPGSVKPHTKFKAEVYVLSKEEGGRHTPFFNNYRPQFYFRTTDVTGIITLAEGVEMVMPGDNVTISVELINAVAMEKGLRFAIREGGRTVGAGQVTEITE; via the coding sequence ATGGCTAAAGAAAATTTTGACCGGTCCAAGCCGCACGTAAACATCGGCACGATTGGTCACGTGGACCACGGCAAAACCACCCTTACCGCTGCCATCACCACGGTTCTGGCTAACAAGGGTCTGGCTGCCAAGCGCGACTTCTCTTCGATTGACAATGCTCCCGAAGAAAAAGAGCGTGGTATCACCATCAACACCGCTCACGTAGAATACGCTACCGAAAACCGTCACTACGCTCACGTTGACTGCCCCGGTCACGCTGACTACGTGAAGAACATGGTAACGGGTGCTGCTCAGATGGACGGCGCTATCCTCGTGGTAGCTGCTACCGACGGCCCGATGCCCCAGACCCGTGAGCACATCCTGCTCGCTCGTCAGGTAGGTGTACCTCAGCTGGTAGTGTTCATGAACAAAGTGGACATGGTGGATGACCCCGAGCTGCTCGAGCTGGTGGAAATGGAAATCCGCGAACTGCTCTCGTTCTACGACTTCGACGGCGACAACATTCCGGTTATTCAGGGCTCGGCTCTGGGCGGCCTGAACGGCGACGCTAACTGGGTTCCCAAGATCGAGGAGCTGATGGCTGCTGTTGATAGCTACATTCCGATTCCTGCTCGTCTGACCGACCTGCCCTTCCTGATGCCGGTAGAGGACGTATTCTCTATCACGGGTCGTGGTACGGTTGCTACCGGCCGTATCGAGCGTGGTATCATCAACTCGGGTGAGCAAGTTGACATCCTGGGTATGGGTGCCAAGCAAGGTCTGAAGTCGACGGTTACGGGTGTGGAAATGTTCCGCAAAATCCTGGACCGTGGCGAAGCTGGTGACAACGTAGGTCTGCTGCTCCGCGGTATCGAGAAAGACGATATCCGTCGCGGTATGGTAATCTGCAAGCCGGGTTCGGTTAAGCCGCACACCAAGTTCAAGGCTGAGGTGTACGTGCTGTCAAAAGAAGAAGGTGGTCGTCACACCCCGTTCTTCAACAACTACCGTCCCCAGTTCTATTTCCGCACCACCGACGTAACCGGCATCATCACGCTGGCTGAGGGTGTAGAAATGGTAATGCCCGGTGACAACGTAACCATCTCGGTTGAGCTGATCAACGCCGTAGCTATGGAAAAAGGTCTGCGTTTCGCTATCCGCGAAGGTGGCCGTACCGTAGGTGCCGGTCAGGTTACTGAAATCACCGAGTAG
- the pyrH gene encoding UMP kinase: protein MKYNRILLKLSGEALMGQQQYGIDATRLMQYAEEIKAVAATGTQVAVVIGGGNIFRGVQAEAFGLDRVQGDYMGMLATVINSMALQSALEKLDVNTRLLSGVTIQRVCEPYIRRRALRHLEKGRVVIFGAGIGSPYFTTDSAASLRAIEIEADVVLKGTRVDGIYTADPEKDPTAVRYPEITFDEVMEKNLNVMDMTAFTLCKENNLPIIVFDMNKEGNLQRLLDGQSVGTLVSMHGSEAYQAARPSVLQPAVKGAPGQQA from the coding sequence TTGAAGTACAACCGAATCCTGCTGAAGCTAAGCGGCGAGGCCTTGATGGGCCAGCAACAGTACGGCATTGATGCCACCCGGCTCATGCAATACGCCGAAGAAATTAAGGCCGTAGCCGCCACCGGCACGCAGGTAGCCGTGGTTATCGGAGGAGGTAACATCTTCCGGGGCGTACAGGCCGAGGCCTTCGGGCTAGACCGGGTGCAGGGCGACTATATGGGTATGCTGGCTACGGTCATCAACTCCATGGCTTTGCAAAGCGCCCTGGAAAAGCTCGATGTGAATACCCGTTTGCTTTCAGGCGTTACCATTCAGCGGGTGTGCGAGCCCTACATTCGCCGGCGGGCCCTGCGCCACCTGGAGAAGGGCCGCGTGGTTATTTTCGGCGCGGGCATAGGTTCTCCGTATTTCACCACCGACTCGGCAGCTTCCCTGCGCGCTATCGAAATTGAGGCCGATGTGGTACTGAAAGGTACCCGGGTAGATGGTATCTATACGGCTGATCCGGAAAAAGATCCCACGGCGGTTCGCTACCCCGAAATTACCTTTGATGAGGTAATGGAGAAAAACCTCAACGTGATGGACATGACGGCCTTCACGCTCTGCAAGGAAAATAACCTTCCTATCATTGTATTCGATATGAATAAGGAAGGCAACCTACAGCGCCTGTTGGACGGGCAAAGCGTGGGTACGCTGGTGAGCATGCATGGCTCCGAAGCCTACCAGGCCGCCAGACCCAGCGTTCTGCAGCCGGCGGTAAAAGGCGCTCCGGGCCAGCAAGCCTAA
- the rplK gene encoding 50S ribosomal protein L11 has product MAKEIRGYLKLQIKGGAANPAPPVGPALGSKGLNIMEFCKQFNARTQDKAGQVCPVLITMYTDKSFDFVVKTPPVPVLLMDAAKLQGGSKEPNRNKVGSVSWDQVRTIAETKMPDLNAFKVESAMRQVAGTARSMGITISGTSPFAE; this is encoded by the coding sequence ATGGCCAAGGAAATTAGAGGTTATCTGAAGCTTCAGATAAAGGGAGGCGCCGCGAACCCCGCGCCGCCGGTTGGACCTGCACTTGGTAGCAAAGGCCTTAACATCATGGAGTTCTGCAAGCAGTTCAATGCTCGCACCCAAGATAAGGCCGGCCAAGTTTGTCCTGTACTCATCACCATGTACACCGACAAGTCGTTCGACTTCGTGGTGAAGACCCCGCCGGTGCCGGTTCTACTCATGGACGCTGCCAAGCTCCAGGGCGGCTCGAAAGAGCCGAACCGTAACAAGGTAGGGTCGGTATCATGGGACCAAGTGCGCACCATCGCCGAAACGAAAATGCCCGATCTGAATGCCTTCAAGGTGGAGTCGGCTATGCGTCAGGTGGCTGGTACGGCTCGCAGCATGGGCATCACCATCTCGGGTACTTCTCCCTTTGCTGAATAA
- the frr gene encoding ribosome recycling factor, which produces MDEEIKFYLDEAEESMGKALQHTQQEFARIRAGKATPAMLDSLRVDYYGTPTPIGQVANVAAPDARTLFIKPWEKNMISEIAKAIKNSDLGLNPQSDAEGVRLNIPPMTEERRRDLVKQAKNESESGKVRIRGIRKDVNDSLRKLLKDGAAEDDIKDAEAKVQKFTDTYISKVDELLGKKESEIMTI; this is translated from the coding sequence GTGGACGAAGAAATAAAGTTTTATCTGGACGAGGCAGAAGAGTCGATGGGCAAAGCGCTGCAGCACACGCAGCAGGAGTTTGCCCGCATCCGGGCCGGTAAGGCTACTCCCGCCATGCTCGACTCGCTGCGGGTGGACTACTACGGCACCCCTACCCCCATTGGGCAGGTAGCCAACGTGGCTGCCCCCGACGCCCGGACGCTGTTCATCAAGCCCTGGGAAAAGAACATGATCAGCGAAATTGCCAAGGCCATCAAGAACAGCGACCTGGGCCTGAACCCCCAGTCGGATGCGGAAGGGGTACGCCTGAACATTCCGCCCATGACGGAGGAGCGCCGCCGCGACCTGGTGAAGCAAGCCAAAAACGAATCGGAAAGCGGCAAGGTGCGCATCCGTGGTATCCGGAAGGATGTTAATGACTCCCTGCGTAAGCTGCTGAAAGACGGTGCCGCCGAGGATGATATTAAAGACGCGGAGGCCAAAGTGCAGAAGTTTACCGATACCTACATCAGCAAGGTAGATGAGCTGCTCGGCAAGAAGGAATCCGAAATCATGACCATCTGA
- the rplJ gene encoding 50S ribosomal protein L10, giving the protein MIREDKQALVDELSEKFQSHNAFYIADASGMSVAKINEFRRLCFNRGMEFKVYKNTFIRKALDTLGGDTAEMDAALQGQSGILFSKESGNAPAKLLQDFYKAQNYGKGVEPKPALKGAYVDASIYIGANQLTSLSTLKGKNELIGDVIGLLQSPAKNVISALSSGGNKLAGILKTLSEKEEVAG; this is encoded by the coding sequence ATGATCCGGGAAGACAAACAAGCCCTCGTCGACGAGTTGAGCGAGAAGTTTCAATCGCACAACGCGTTCTACATCGCCGATGCTTCGGGGATGTCGGTGGCGAAAATCAACGAATTCCGTCGCCTGTGCTTCAACCGCGGCATGGAGTTCAAAGTGTACAAGAACACGTTTATCCGCAAGGCTCTCGACACCCTCGGTGGCGATACCGCGGAGATGGACGCAGCTCTGCAAGGCCAGTCGGGTATCCTGTTCTCGAAAGAGTCGGGTAATGCTCCTGCCAAATTGCTGCAGGACTTCTACAAAGCTCAGAACTACGGCAAAGGTGTTGAGCCTAAGCCCGCTCTGAAAGGTGCTTATGTAGATGCCAGCATCTATATCGGCGCTAACCAACTGACTAGCCTCAGCACGCTGAAAGGCAAAAACGAGCTTATCGGTGACGTTATCGGTCTGCTCCAGTCGCCCGCCAAAAATGTTATCTCTGCTCTGTCGAGCGGTGGCAACAAACTGGCTGGCATCCTCAAAACGCTTTCCGAAAAAGAAGAGGTTGCAGGCTAA
- the nusG gene encoding transcription termination/antitermination protein NusG, whose product MGELKWYVVRSVSGQEKKAKTYLETEIGRHGLSDLVPQVLIPVEKVFEMRNGKKRVRERNLYPGYIIIHADLTHGEVDHIITSTPGVIGFLSDKEGKAANQNTKPVPLHISEVNRILGIVDEVEEQAATLETPFVVGELVKIVDGGFAGMSGTVSEVFEERKKLNVIVKIFGRSTPMELSYTQVEKEA is encoded by the coding sequence ATGGGCGAGTTGAAATGGTACGTAGTCCGCTCCGTGAGCGGACAAGAGAAAAAAGCCAAAACCTACCTGGAAACTGAGATTGGCCGCCATGGCCTTTCTGATCTAGTGCCACAGGTATTGATTCCGGTGGAGAAGGTGTTCGAGATGCGCAACGGTAAGAAGCGTGTGCGTGAGCGGAACCTTTACCCTGGCTACATCATCATCCACGCCGACCTTACGCACGGGGAAGTTGACCACATTATTACTAGCACACCTGGCGTAATTGGGTTTCTCAGCGACAAGGAAGGCAAAGCTGCCAACCAGAATACTAAGCCCGTTCCCCTGCATATTTCTGAAGTAAACCGCATCCTTGGGATTGTGGATGAAGTGGAAGAGCAGGCCGCTACCTTGGAAACCCCATTTGTAGTAGGCGAACTGGTTAAGATTGTGGACGGTGGATTTGCAGGTATGTCGGGCACAGTGTCCGAGGTATTTGAGGAACGGAAGAAGCTGAATGTTATCGTGAAAATTTTCGGCCGTAGCACGCCCATGGAGCTGAGCTACACCCAGGTTGAAAAGGAAGCGTAA